The genomic segment CCGACGTCGATCTGGGGATTGACACTGCGACCCATTTCCATGGCGGGATGATCGTGGCCAATTCGGACAAGGTGGGCATCAAGCACCATGTTTATCACCAAGTCGCACTGGGGGACTTTCTTGACGGGCTCCAAGCTGGCCTTCCCCGGGGGCCGGAGGGCCAGGTGGCGTTCGGACACGCCGCTTTGACCGGGGGGGCAGACTTTACCCCGGTGGACTCGCAAAAAATCACCCTGAAGAGATTTTATCAGGAAGTCAACCGCTTCCTGGATAGCAGCAATCTGATCATTTCTGATGTGGGCAACGCTACTCTGTTGGGAGCCGCGGAACTGCTCCTCCCCGATGACGCGCCGTTCATTGCTCAGGCGTTTTACGTTTCCATCGGTTATGCCCTCCCTGCAACCCTGGGGGCCAACCTGGCGTCGCCAAACCTCAGGCCCATCACCTTTATAGGTGATGGCGCTTTCCAGATGACGGTCCAGGAGTTATCCACCATAATCCGGCACGGTCTGAACCCTATTATCTTTCTCATGAACAATGATGGCTATGCCATCGAACGGGTGTTTCATGACGGCCCCTACAATGACTTACAGATGTGGCAGTATCATCGGTTGCCCGAAGTTTTTGGCGGGGGCTGGGCTTGCGAAGTGAAGACCGAAGGAGAGTTGGAGAGCGCGTTGCAGCAAGCCTTAAGCCGTCCGGATGAACTGGCCTTCATTGAGGTACGCCTGGAGCGGCTTGATTATTGGGAGAGCTTATTAAAGTTGAAAGATCTGCGGTAATTGTCCCCTGGAAGAGAGGCGGCCGGTAGCTCAGATCGAAGCAGAGGGAGTCTTAAGTTGGAAAAATCTTGAGGATAATAGGGGCAAAATCGCGCTTTCCCAAGAAAAGTAACGGAACTGAAAAGTTCAATCTTGAATTTTTGAGCGGATCGAATTGTTAAAAAATCCCTGGCGTAGCCTAAAAATCCTGGCGCTGGCGGGAAAAGACCCCTCAGATTTAGGTTTTTTGAAGGCTTAAATCAGGGAAAACCTGATTTTCTTTTTAAGATCAACGAGCGATTATAATACAAACCCATGGTATGGAGGAACAACTCTCAAAATCTCAATACCAAAGATGTGTAACCTAACTCGCGGCATCCATAATTTAAGATATTTTAGCCGCTGGAATAGACCAGGGAAGATTCATGATACCAGAAATTTATGACGAACTGCTGCACAAGCTGATCAGACGCACCATGAAGGGTGAGGTTCGCTGGAAGCTGTCTTCCCGGGGAGACATGTTTAGTATCAAATTCCACAAATTTTCCTTATCCATGACCAGAGGCTCAAATTATATCAACTTTATTATTTCGGATCACAATGACAAGGGGATTGATGAATTTCGCATATCTGATACAGATAAAGATTGGGACAAGATTGCGGCATTCTGTAATCAGATCAAAATGAAGTCTCCGGAGATTAATAATGCAATCAAGGCAATGATCGACGAACTTGAAATAGAAGGGGTTGTTGGATCTAAAGATGCTGATTCTTATTCGGAGGGGAGCCATAAGTTATATAAGATAGCAGGTTGATTTGGTCAAAAAACCGGCACAGAAGAAAAAGTCCCAAAGAGAATGGGCAAATAATAAAGTCATACGCAGGTACTGGTCATGGCTGCAACAAACCACATGCAGGCACGGCGCTACCAGGCGGATTTGACGGTAACCAAGTTTAACCGTCATGCCGGGAATGGAATCTATCTCTTGGATATCGACCATGCGGGGGCACATTTGGAGACCCCGTTCTCTCTAAGCCCTGAATATCCCGTGGAATTTACCTTCTTCCTGCCTGGAGCCACCAGGGAGATCCAGGTTTCGGGACGGGTTATGTGGAAACGACAACTTACCGTTCCACCAGGGAGATACCATTTAAGGGTGCAATTTTATGCACCTCGTTGGGACCTGGATAACCTGCTGCACAATAACCAACCGCACTCTTAGTCGCTACGCCCTAGAAGTCCCACCGGTATGTTTGCCTCGGTTAAGCAGGCGGATAGATGAGGCCAAGATCCCACCTCAGGTTCTGTCGATCTCCAGTTTATATTCTTGATAAAGATCCACATCCCCACTTTTTTCCATCTGCCGATTTTCATAGGGGACGCCGACCCGGCGATAGAATTCATCGGCGATATTTTTGAAGGTGCCGGTGAGAAGGGCGATAAGCCAGTAGCGCATCATTCCAAATTGTTGGTGCACCACCTTCAGGGCCAGGCTGGTACAGGTGTAATTCAATAAGCCGGCAAAGGCTCCATCATAATTAAGCGACTGTGACTCATGCACAATTTGCCGAGCCAACTGGTCAATGAGCGGATCGAGAGTCTGGCGATGTTTGAGCGCAATGTAAGGCATCTGATGGCCTCCGCGGTTCTGATTACTTTATCATCAAGGCAGGCGCAGTCCGCCTCATTCACCTTGAGCGTCACACGGGCTATGCCTTTTTATGTCTAAAATGTAGTGGTATGCCGAAAGCGCCGCCCTGACGCCATCTCCCGCCGAGATGTTATTCTGTTTGAAAGGATCGTTGGTCACATCTCCCGCGGCAAATATGCCCTTCTTGGAAGTCTGGGAAGTTTTATGGTCTACTAGGATTTCCCCAGCCTCGTTTGTATCCACCAGGGACCGGACAAAATCCGAGTTGGGTACAGAACCGATCGCCACGAACACCCCGTTGATGTCCAATTCCTGGGTATCCCCGGTCTTCTGATCTTTATACCGCACCCCACTGACGTTTTGATCTCCAAGGATTTCCTGCATTTCGGCATGCTTAACGACCTGTAAGTGGGATAATTTTGCGACCTTCTCCTGCATAGCGGGATCGCCTTTGGGCTGATCACCCCGGATGAGCAGGTAGATCTGTCTGGCATAAGGGGCCAGATCGATCACCGTTTCCAAGGCGGAGTTGCCGCCTCCCACTACGGCCACGTCCCGGTCTTGGAAAAACGGGGCGTCACAGGTTGAACAGTAGGCCACGCCCCGGCCCTCCAGCCGGTCCTCGCCTGGTACCTTAAGGTGCTTGTGCCGTCCGCCGGAAGCGACGATCACGGTTTTAGCCTGGTAGATGCTACCCTTATCGGTTTTGACCTCAAAGGTGCAGCCCGAGATCTCGCTGACCGCGGTGACTTTCTCCTCAAGTTTAATCTCCACATCCTT from the Desulfobaccales bacterium genome contains:
- a CDS encoding PilZ domain-containing protein; this translates as MAATNHMQARRYQADLTVTKFNRHAGNGIYLLDIDHAGAHLETPFSLSPEYPVEFTFFLPGATREIQVSGRVMWKRQLTVPPGRYHLRVQFYAPRWDLDNLLHNNQPHS
- a CDS encoding FAD-dependent oxidoreductase — translated: MEPQLYDTIIIGAGPAGAAAAVYAARKRLRTLLITPDFGGQSLVSDSIENWIGEITITGKELAERLRKHVEAQKDVEIKLEEKVTAVSEISGCTFEVKTDKGSIYQAKTVIVASGGRHKHLKVPGEDRLEGRGVAYCSTCDAPFFQDRDVAVVGGGNSALETVIDLAPYARQIYLLIRGDQPKGDPAMQEKVAKLSHLQVVKHAEMQEILGDQNVSGVRYKDQKTGDTQELDINGVFVAIGSVPNSDFVRSLVDTNEAGEILVDHKTSQTSKKGIFAAGDVTNDPFKQNNISAGDGVRAALSAYHYILDIKRHSPCDAQGE